A window of Mobiluncus massiliensis genomic DNA:
GTTCTTGCTGGCGAACCAGGGTTTTCCGGTCACAGTGTTCGAGGCGTTCCACACCCTGGGTGGGGTGCTGAAGTACGGGATTCCCGAGTTCCGCTTGCCCAATGAGCTGGTCGACGACGTGGTGGACAAGATTCGCCTGCTGGGCGGGCGTTTCGTGACGAACTTCGTGGTGGGCAAGACCGCGACTTTAGACGACTTGAAAGCGGCCGGTTTTTGGCGCATCTTCGTCGGTACGGGCGCGGGGTTGCCGAAGTTTATGAACGTGCCCGGCGAGCACCTCAACGGGGTCATGAGCGCCAACGAGTTCCTGACCCGCGTAAACCTGATGCACGGCAACCTGCCCGACTATGACACACCCCTGCCCGAAGTCGCCGGGAAAGAAATCCTGGTGATCGGCGGAGGAAACACGGCAATGGACGCGGCACGCACCGCCCGGCGCTTGGGCGGTCACGTCACTATCGTGTACCGGCGCACGAAAGCCGAGATGCCGGCCCGTGTGGAGGAACTGCATCACGCTTTGGAAGAGGGCATTGTCGTGGCTGAGCTGCGCTCGCCCACCGAGTTTCACGAGGACGAAAACCACCATGTCGCGGGAGCCAGCGTGGGGGTGATGGAGCTGGGGGAGCCTGACGAGTCCGGGCGGCGTCGGCCTCAACCGACCGGGGAAATCCTGGAAATGGATGCTGACCTGGTGATTATGGCGCTTGGTAACAGTTCCAACCCGATTATTCGCGATTCGCAGCCTGACCTGGCAGTCCAGCAGTGGGGCGCTATCAAGGTCGGGAAAGAGGCTGCCGGCGGGGCTGGTGCTGATGGTGGTGATGGGGCTGATGGCGCTGATGGTGGTGATGGTGGTGATGGGGCCGCCGAACCCCCCTCACAAGCCACCAACCTGGAAGGAATCTACTCCGGCGGGGACGCTTCTCGCGGCGGCTCGACCGCGATTAAGGCAGCTGGAGACGGCCAAGCGGCCGCCCGCCAGATGGGGGACCTGGCCGTGCACCTGAAACCGGAGGAAGTCCGCCAGCGGGTGCAACGCGCTTTGGAATACACGCAAAGCGCCGCCTCGGCCTACCGAATCTTGGAAAAACGCCAACTGTCGGAACGGACTTGGGAAATGAAACTGCACGCCCCGGCAGTCGCCCGCGCGGTGCAGCCCGGCCAGTTCGCCCGCTTCATGACCCACGAAAAAGGCGAGCTGATTCCCCTGACCGTGGCCGATTTTGACCGGGAGCAGGGCTGGATTTCCATCGTGGTGCAAGCGGTGGGTAAATCGACCCAGATTATGTGCGCGATGGAGGTTGGTCAGGCGTTTTACGGGATTGCCGGGCCGCTGGGCTTGGCGTCAAAGATGGAACGTTTTGACCCGGCCACCCAAAGCGTGTGCTTCGTGGCTGGTGGGGTTGGGTTAGCGCCCGCCTATCCGATTGTGCGCAAACACTTGGAGCTGGGCAATCACGTGACCCTGGTGCTAGGGGCGCGCAATCGCGACCTGCTGTTCTGGACCGACCCGGACGGGGATCCGGCCGGGGATAGCCCGGAGCGTGTTGAAGTGCTGCGTCGCCAGTACCCGGATTTGCTGGATGTGGTGTTGACCTCGGACGATGGGTCGTTTGGGCGTCAGGGCGTGGTGACGTTGCCGCTGGAAGAAATGCTGCGGGACGGCCGCGGCGATGGGCGCCAGATTGCGGAAATCACCACTATCGGTCCGCCCATCATGATGAAGTTTGTCTGCCTGTTGACCGCGAAGTACGGCGTGCCCACCGTCGCGTCGCTGAACTCGATTATGGTTGACGCGACCGGGATGTGCGGAGCCTGCATGGTGCCTTTCAACGACCCGGAAACCGGCAAGCTGGTGCGCAAACACGCCTGTATCGACGGCCCTGAGCTGGACGGACACGCTATCGATTGGGACAAATTCCTGCCCCGATTCAACCAGTTTAAGGCCCAAGAAAAAGCCGCCCTCAAGTAAGGAATAACCCGCGGTTGTGGCGGGTCAGATGGCACTTCGCGTGGTTTCATGCTCGTTGCCCGTGGCAATTCTGATATTCGTGCGTTAATCCTATTAATTCGCTTCGGTGTGCCATATATGGCACACCGAGCCGTTTAAATAGGTTTTATTCCGGGTTATCCGAGGAATTTAGGGGCTGTTTGTTGTTTTGGGTGCGGGGCTCTCGCTCGGGGGCGCTCGCGAGAGGCGGAAGGGGGAGTGCCCCCTCGCGTTTTGCGCGACTATTGTCGCAAAACGCTCACCCCCCAGCCTCTCGCTGAGTCGCCCCCAACGCTCCCCGCCCCGCGAGCCTAAATTCCCGCGGACGCTATTGCGTCCCGTAAGAGTACACTGATCTCCCCGCCCGCTATGCTCCTCGCCCTGCAGTTCCGTCAGTGTTCTGGTGTCCATTTTCAGGAGTTCAGTGCCGGTCTAGTGTAAAACCTCCCTTGGTTCTTGGAGTAGTTGCACTAACGACCGATTTCAACCCAGAATCGGGGCCATCATCGACCCCCGGTTTTCTAAACCTGCAGGTAAATGCGGTTCGAGTTTCAGCAGATTGTCTCTGAGCAAAGTGAAATCGGTCATTCGTGTAAGACAGACAGAATGCAGGGGTTCGTCGCCAGGTTTGGCGGCGTCTAAATCTCGAACTCTGAGACAATCCTGGTGAATCCCGGGCGTTAATCCTATTAATTCGCTTCGGTGTGCCATTTATGGCACACCGAAGCGTTTAAATAGGTTTTATTCTGGGTAATCCGGGGAATTTAGGGGCTGTTTGTTTACGGGCATCGGGGCGCGCGTGGATTATAAGGGGAGAATAGCCGGGTAGCTGCCAATAATGGCAGCTACCCGGCTATTCTCCCCCTTTAGGCACAACCCGGCGAGTAGTCTCGGGTTCTCGCGCCTGAAATCCAGCGTCTATACTCCGGATTTTGCCGACATTTACTCGCTCGGATACGCGAGGGCGGTGGTGGAGGGGGGACCTCGAAGGAGCATATGGGTGTTCGTAGTTTTTCTTAGCGGCAAAGCCGCTTAGGAAAACAGAACGGGACCCCATTTCTGCGACTGAGAGGCATCCCCCCGAACGCCGCCAGACCTCGCGACCGGGCTCGCTCGCTGCGGGTGTTCGTAGTTTTTCTTAGCGGCTTGCCCGCTTAGAAAAACAGAACGGGAGACCACCGCGACGCAGACTTTGGCAGCGCAAGCTCGCTTGCATTGCCAAAGTCCAGGAAGCGGTACGGAAAGCGAAGCTTTCCAAGTATCTCTGCGACTGAGAGGCATCCCCCCGAACGCCGCCAAACCTCGCGTCCCAACAGTTCGTGATCGAAATCTGTGATTAAACACGGATACGTGACCATAAAGACCAGCAACCCCGATTTAATCACCAATTTGCAACACCCCCAGCCCGAACGCCGCCAGACCTCGCGCACTCACCGGGTGTAACAAAAGCGGCGGGTAACAAACATAAGTGGGCGAGAGGGGACTCCGCGTTTTTGCTGCGCAAAACCGCGTCACGCTCGCATCGTAGATGCTCGCGCTAGGGCTAAAAACGCTGGCGCGTTTTCTTAACGCCCTAGCCCTCACGGGGTTCGAGTCGCTCTGCTGACTGTATGTTTACGCATGGGCACCGCAAGGGCGCCCCTGCGTAAACAAAAGTGGGCGAGAGGGGACTCGAACCCCCACGTCAAAGACACAGGAACCTAAATCCTGCGCGTCTACCAATTCCGCCACTCGCCCGGGCGCCCCTATAGTGTAGCGGATTTCAAGCTAAATCCGTGAGCGCGATATCAGCTAGGCGCGGGGTCGGCAAAGCCTGGGGGGAATCCGGGGGAGCCGGGGTCGCCTTCTTGGCGGCAACAATCAAATCCTCCAGCGGTTTGTCGTTGCGAATCCAGCCCTCGGGCGAGGGCCAATCGGCTTGCGGACCGGGCTGATCCGAACCAGCCGCAGCCTTTGCCAACAGCGCGTTCGGCGCGAAACACCACTTGGCCCGGTCAAAATCATTCAAGCCGCGCGACTCCAAAATATCCAAAATCGGCGGCAGCATCCGCACGCAGTTCGCGTAAGCCTGGGGCGAGGAAAACTGCCAAGTCGGGTAAACCCACTTCCGGTCCAGTGTCCGAAACCCCAACAAGCGCCCGTCCCGCACCGCTTTCATAATCGCTTGGCGAGACACTCCCAGCCAGTCGCAAACGTTACCGGTCCGACAAACGGGTCCCACCAGCGTGTTGAGCGACGTCGGCGCTGCTAGGAAAGCCTGGGCAAAACGGGCCAGCCGATGCATATTTTCCCTGCTGGCATCGGCGGATGCGCGCGGCCGCGCCAAGAGCATCGTGCGGATGGTCTCTAAAAATTGTTCCTCTTCGTCGGTCAGTTCTCTCCGCACCGCTTCGCCTTTCGGTCAGAATAAGTAAACAAGTTTGTCTGATAGCGTCACTGCTACCACCAAGACTATCAAAAGCAAGATAATCGCGGTAATAAGCCAGCGCTGCGCCGCCCAAATACGGGCAAATCCGGTGTCGGGAAACAGCCATCCGAGCCGCATTAGCGCCGCCCCGAGCTGCACCCACAGGACAATCGTGCACGTCCAGACGATAAAACAGAATGGGCACAGCTTCGTGAACTCGAAAATGGACTGGTGCAGGAAAAACACAATCAGCACCATCCCTGCGGTCAGACCCGCCTCAATCAGCAGCGCCAGCCAGCGCGACACCCACCCGCCGCACCAAGCCAGGAACACGCCGGCCAAACCGGCGAACAAACCGACTCCGACCAGCGCGTTCGGGATGCCAAACAGCAGGTGAGCCTGCCAGGTCGTGAGCGAAGCCGAACAGCCAATCAGCGGGTTCAAATCGCATCCGAGATGCGCCGCGGGCTGCTTCAGCGTCTGAATTTCGGACAGCACCAGTTCCGCGCTCGCCGCCATCGCGATGACCGCCAGCGCTATCAGCAGCACGAGCGTGGGGATGCCGGGCCGGGCGTCGCGGGCATCCGGGGCTTCCAAATCGGCCGAGGTTTTCGGCTTTTTCGAGGTCACAAGGGAGGTCGCGGCGGTCGCTGCCGTCGAGGTCGCCGCGCCTGCCGGTTCTAGCTGTTCTGCCGGGTCTGCCGAGGTCGCAGGGGAATCCGAACCCACCTCTGCGGAGGCGGGCGGTTCGATTGGTGTACAGGCGGAGTCCGGCTCAGCCGAGGTTTCCGGGTCAGCCTGATTCTCCATTGCGTCAGGTTCCCCCGGCTCTTTCGAGGTCACAAGTGAGGTCGCGGCGGTCGCTGCTGTCGAGGTCGCCGGAGTTTCCGTAACCGCAGGCGAGTCCGCAACCGCGTGCGCATCCGGTTCGGGCGTTTGTGCCGGGCTCGGCGAGCGTGAGGAATCCGGGGCCGTCCCCTCATCGGGTTCTTGCTTCATGAGGATTATTCTAACTTTTATGTCCGCCCGCCGGACCTTGTGTTCCTGAACAGCGCTGAAATGGGGCATCAACCACGACGGCCGCGCTACAGCTCAGAAAAATCGCCGCGGCCCTAACCGCGCCCCTGGAACCGCCACAAAAACGCCGAAACTCCCGCAACTGACTTGTGCTCCCGTGCCCAACTAACTCGTAACGGGTTTAGCCGACAACCTCACCAAAATCCGGGCCGAGCCGCTTGCCGAGTTCAGTTTGTCACGGGCGCCAGAATCCTGTAAACTAAACTTTCGTTGCCCCGGTAGCTCAGTCGGCAGAGCGTCTCCATGGTAAGGAGAAGGTCCAGAGTTCGATTCTCTGCCGGGGCTCGCTTCACGCTTGACGGTCCGCGCCGCTGAGCAGCGAGGCGGGGTAGCTCAGTTGGTGAGAGCGCACGACTCATAATCGTGAGGTCGAGGGTTCGAATCCCTCCCCCGCTACGAACCCGAAACGGGTAACCGCAGGGGATAAGCGATTAGAAAGAAGTAAAACAGTGGCTGCAAAATCGAAAGACATTCGCCCGAAGATTACGTTGGCGTGCACTGAGTGCAAGGAACGCAACTACATCACGAAGAAGAACCGGCGCAACACTCCGGATCGCTTGGAGTTGAACAAGTACTGCCCGCGTTGCAAGAAGTCCACGTCTCATAAGGAAACCCGCTAAGCGGTTTTTCACAAGTTTCCCGGCGTCGCCCCTGCGGTGACGCCGGTTTTTCGTGTCTCGCGAGCCCGGTCACAAGCGCGGTGCGCGGGTTTTGTGGGGGCGCAAGTGTGGGGTGGCGGTTTTTTCGGGTTGTGAGCGTGGGCGCTCGGGTCTTGCGGGTTCACAAGTGTTTTGCGGGGTCACCAGCCCGGAGCGCGTCTGCGTGGGGCGTGGTGCTGGGGAGTGGGTAAATGAAAGGGGGGCGGCCGCAGCCGCCCCCCAAACTTCTCTGCAGAACTTACTTCAGCAAGCCCTTGAATTGGTCAACCAGGGAATCAGAGACTACGCCGAAGCCGCCCAATCCCTTGAACTTGCCTGCCAGAGCAGCATTCGCAGCGCGAGCCGCCTTGGCATAATCGGTCACTGCCGCGGGAGCGGAACCGGCCTGAACCAGCAGAACCGGGCCAGCCAGCTCGGCCTTGTTGTCGAGGAAACCAGCCACGGTGGCATCAGCGGAGGCCGTGCCATTCGCAGCGTAGAGAGCCTTGGCATTAGCGCCGTTCGGGTACTGCGTCTTGGCAATCTCCAGGGCGGTCAGGTAGCGATCCGCACCAGCGATGCGGGAAGCCTTGGCGCCCGCTCCACCCAGGTATGCCTGAACGTCAGCATCGCTCGGGCCTTTCTCGGCAACTAATTTAGCGTTTTTCATTTCATACTCAGCCTTCAACAAAGCCGAATCCAGCTCGCTCTTGGTGGGAGCCATGTCATAGGCAGCCTGAACTTTTTTCAATGCCGACTTGTTAGAATCAGTCTGGCTAGCTTCAAACGCTTTCTGGGCAGCCTTCAAATCCTTTTCGAGGCTGTCTTTGGTGACAGTGTCTTTCAGAGCCACCCGGGTGGACACTAAGAATCCGAAGGCACCCTTGTCGGTATTTTGGGCAGCTTTTTCCGCAGCGGCTTTGTTGCCGGACAGGGCGGTGCCGTCGACTCTCAACATATCGCAGGTTTCGCGAACCTCACCGGGCAAGAGACGGGGGAAAGTCGATTCCAACGCGGCTTTCTTTTTTTCATCGTCGGTGGATTTAATCGGGGTGCACTTCGCGTCCTTGACCAGATCCTCCACAGTCTTGCCAGCGTAGGTGTACCATCCGTCAAGTTTCATTTGGGCTTCGCGAGCCGCTTTATCCAAATCGGCTTGAACCTTTGCTTTGGCTTGTTCCGCGTTCATTCCTGCACCGCCGCCAGCACCGTTGGCGCTAGCTGCCGCGCTCAATTCCGTGGGTCGAACAGCCCCTTCACCGCCCAGAGCGACAACTTCGGAGGGCTTCAATCGCTTGATTTCTTTCAGGGTTGCGGCGGGCAGGGTACCGGAACCGTCGGTCAACAGAATCGGAGCGTTATCGGTCATGGTGCCGCCGACAAGGGCATCGACCAAGGTCATGCCGTTAGCCAGGTACACCTTGGCGCTGGTCTTGCCCGAGGGGAACAGGTGCTTGGAAATCTCTGCTGCCGTCTCGAAACGGTTTGCGCCTGCCAGACGAGTGACCAGGGCATTGCCAGCGACCGCCTTTACCGCCGCATCGCTGACCGCACCAGTGCCACCCAACACCACGACTTTGGTGGCCTTTAACTTGGCGATGGCCTCGGCTACGTTCTTTTGTACGGCGGGCGAATCGTTGACCAGCAACAGGGGACCGCCGGGCAGTTTACCACCTGCGACCGCGTCAGCTTGGGAGTCTCCGCGGGACAGGTAAACCACGTCAGAGGTGCCAAAAGCGCTGGCTACCGAGATGGCGGTGTTGTAGCGATCCGAACCGGCGTAACGGTCAGCTTCCGTCGCCGCCACCGCGCTCATCGGCACGGTCATGGCAAAAGCAGCTGCGGCCGCGCTCAGAGTCAAAACAGACTTCTTCATGTTTGTATTTCCTAACTTGTTGGTTGGATGAATTCCGTACTCATCCTATTGATAACTTCGATATCTCGCAGGGGATGATAAACCTCCCACACCCTTAACACGTTTCAGAATCCCAGTTTCTGACAGGCGTCATTAACGGTATCACGTCTGGTTTTTGAAACAGGTCAACCGGATGCAGTGGGTTAGACTTAAACGGTGAGTGAAGAAACGACGAAAGACGAAAACCTGGCGGCCGGTGAGACGGAAATCCGCGCCACCTTGAAAGCTGCTCAGGAAACATCGAAAGCGATTGAGGCCGACATCGCGGCGGGAAACGTAGGAAAGTACCGCATTCTGACGGGGGACCGGCCCACCGGATTCCTGCACATCGGGCACTATTTCGGCACCTTGAAAACCCGGGTGGACCTGCAAAACCTCGGCATCGACACGACCGTGCTCATCGCGGACTACCAGGTCATCACTGATCGGGACAACCTCGGAAATGTGCGCGAATACGTATTAAACCTGGTGGCAGATTACCTAGCGGCGGGGATTGATCCCGAAAAATCCACGATTTTCTGCCATTCTCAGATTCCGGCCATCCACGAAATGCTGGTCATTTTCCTGTCCCTGGTGACCGAGGCGGAACTGCACCGCAATCCAACCGTGAAGGCGGAGCTGGAAGCCGCCGAGCGTCCCATGTCCGGGCTGCTGTTGACCTACCCGGTGCATCAGGCCGCGGACATTCTGTGCGCCAAGGCGAACCTGGTGCCGGTGGGCCAGGATCAGCTGCCGCACCTGGAGCAAACCCGCGTGGTGGCCAAGCGGTTCAACAAACGTTACCCGCAGCGCGACCCCGAGACCGGCAAAAAGACCGGGCGCGGCGTGTTGCCGATGGCACAGGGCCTGCTGGGGCAGGGCGCGATGATTCTGGGCACTGACGGCCAAAAGATGAGCAAGTCGCGGCATAACACGGTGGAGCTGCGCGCCAGCGAGGACGACACCGCGAAAGTCCTGAAAAAGGCCGTGACCGATTCGGATCGCCAGATTACTTTCGATCCCGTGCATCGTCCCGAAGTGTCGAACCTGCTGCTTATTGCTTCGCTGTGTACCGGGCGGACGCCCGAGGACATCGCCGCGGAAATCGGTGCGGGCGGCGGTGGGGCGCTGAAAGCCCTGGTGACCGAGGCACTGAACGAACACTTGCGCCCGCTGCGCCAGCGGCGCGCCGAACTGATGCAGGACGAAGGCTACTTGTGGAGCGTGTTGGCGCGCGGCAACGAAAAAGTCCGCGATGAAGCCAGCGATGTGCTGCGCGAAATGAAGGCTGCTATGGGAATGAACTACGGGGTGTGATGGAACCGGACGACAAGAAGCCAGAGGACTTGATTCGGCGCCGCGACCATGCTCAGGCCGTGGCCGACCGGATGGTGGAACGCGCCCTGTGGATTATCAACTTGGATAATCAAGGCGCGTCAGTGAGCCCGGAAACCCGCGATGAGCTGGTGGATGAGACGACGGATATGCTGCTGGAATGGGCTTATGAGGTCGGGGAAGATTCTTTCCGGGCCGGGGAGTTCAAAGGGCGTCCCGGGGCGGCGGGGGAGAATAAGCCCTATCCGTCCTCGCCCGCGAAGGCCAATCCCAAAAGTCTGGGGCGCCGCGACTATCTGTTAGACGAATAGGCGCATTCTACGGCGTGTTCGTAGGCGTGTTCACAAGGGCGGGTCACGAGCGCGTCCGGCGGCTCGCCGTCCACGTCACCGGTGACCCGGCCTCACTTGTGCGCTAACCCTGAGAGCGTACGTTTGCGTTAGCTCGCCCGCCGCGCTGGTTCGCGCGACCCCACTACACCGCAGTTCACACGGCCTTATGCGACACACGCCGACACGGCACGCATCGGCGCAACGCACTGACGCGGCGCCCTAGTGCTTTTGGACTTTGCGCAAGGTGTTCAGCAAATCGATTTTCTCGTCCCCGGAGGGATTGTCCGGCACTTCGGCAAAGAAAATCCGCATCGAGAACGGCGCCATCTTGGATCTCATGCCGCGCACGGTCACGGGCAGCTCGGAAATGACTTCCGCCAAACGGATTCCAGAACCCGGGGTGACCCCGACTTCCTCGGCAAACAGTGCGACCGGGTCGTTCGTGTCTTGATGCCGGGCAGAGGGCGCCGCAGAGTTTAAACCGGTCAACAGCTGCAGCTTTTCCCCCGCACTGCCTTCGCGGGCGCTCGGATCGGGCCAGGTGGAATCCCACACCAGCCGAAACACGCGGGAACGCGCCCGCGGGGGGTTAATCTGGACTTCGTCATTGGTCCCGTTAATCATGACCAGCAAATCCACGTCGTCCCAGGGTGCTCCGGAACGTAGCATCTGGAGGACGCGGTTGGCGGGATCGTGCCAGGCGCCGGGGGTCAAATGTTCGCCTTCGCGGTTGTACCACGACAGGTCCTGGAGCTTATCCCCGGCCTGGGGCATCCCGGAGGCGAACTCATCGGGGCGCATGACCGGGTGCTCGGCGCGCAGATGCAGCAGGTAGCGGGCAGTTTCAAACAGCCCCTTTTGCCAAGGCTGCCAACGCCAATCCAACCAGGAAATCGGCCCGTCCTGGCAATAGGCGTTATTGTTGCCGTTCTGTGTGTTCCCAAACTCGTCCCCCGCCAAAATCATGGGGGTGCCGGAGCTAATCGCCAGGGTGCCCCACAAGTTTCGCAAGGTTTTCAGCCGGTTTGTGGCGACTTTGACCATCTCGGTGCGGTTCAGCGGGTCGCCGTGGAAAGGTGTGGTGGGATCCATGCGGCTAAACCGGCGGGAGAAACCTTCGCCAGACTGCGGGTCGGGGCCGATTTCCGCGGCAGCGCTGGGTAGGTCCTCGTCCCCCAGTTCTTTGCCGCTCAGTACATGGCCTTCGTGACCGTGGTTCCACGAGTTATTGTTGTTCGTCCCGTCCCGGTTGCCTTCCAGGTTGGCTTCGTTGTGTTTATGGTCGAAAGTCACCAGGTCAGCCAGGGTAAAGCCGTCGTGGGCCGCGACAAAGTTGATGGACGCTCCCGGACCGCGGTTGTATTCGGCGATGTTGGAGCCGTACAGGTCAGCCGACCCGGAGACGCGGGTGGCGAGCTCGTGCGGGCCGTGGGCGTGACGGCCGTGGGCCAGCGCCGCCGCGTCGGTGAGCCAAAAACCCCTGATGCCGTCGCGGTAGCGGTCGTTCCAGTCCGCAAAAGGCGAGGGGAAGTTCCCAGTTTGCCACCCGTTCGGACCCATGTCCCACGGCTCGGCAATGAGTTTGCAGCCAGCCAGAACCGGGTCGGTCGCCATGCCCACAAAAGAAGGATGGCGCAGGGCGTACTGTTCCCGGTTGCGCCCCAGCGTTACCCCCAAGTCAAAACGGAAACCGTCCACCCCGACTTCTCCGGCCCAATACCGTAGGGAATCCAACAGCAGCGCCACCGACTCGGTGGACGTGAAATCGACCGTATTACCGCAGCCGGTGAAGTCCACCATCTGGTTGGGGTAGCCGTGATTCCACACGTAATAACATTGCGGATCCAAGCCGCGCAAGCTGAGAGACGGCCCCAGGGTGCCGCCCTCGGCGGTATGGTTATAGACCACGTCCAACAGGATCTCGATACCGGCTTGGTGCAGCAGTGAGACCATGCCGCGGACCTCGTCCAAGACGGCCTGGGGGCCTTGACGCTGGGCGGCTTCGGTCGCATAGGTCGGTTCGGGCGCGAAATAGCTCAGAGTCGAGTAGCCCCAATAGTTACTCAGGTTACGTTCCGCCAGAAACGGTTCGGGCATCTTGGCGTGAATCGGCAGCAGCTCAATAGCGGTCACGCCCAAGTTTTTCAGGTAATCAATGGTGACCGGGTTCGCCAAACCGGCGTAGGTACCCTGCAGTTCCGGGGGAATTCCGGGCAGTTGCCGGGTCAAACCTTTGACATGCGCTTCATAAATGACAGTGCGCCGCCAAGACGTGCGTGGCCGATCCGCTACCGGGAAAGAATGCGTGTTCACCACGACTGATAGTGCGTTGTAGTCCGCGGAATCCAACGGATCCATGGTGAGTTCGCGAGTCACGGGCTTTAGCTCGGCATCGACCTGATGGGCGTAAAGCTGCGGGCTGAGGACGGGGGGCTGCGTAATCGCTTTCGCGTAGGGGTCGAGCAGGACCTTTTGCGGGTTATAGAACACTCCCGCGTCGGGATCCCACGGCCCATAAGCCCGATATCCGTATACCTGGCCGGGACGTACGCCGCGAATGTTACCGTGCCAAATCCCGCGGAACGGACCGTGCAGCCGAATCCGGCGTTCGGACTGGTAGCGCCCATTTTCGTCCGGGGAGTCGAACAGGCACACCTCTACCGCTGTGGCTTGGTGAGAATAAACGGAAAAGGCGACCCCGGATTCTGTAATAGTGGGTCCCAAGTGGTGTGGGTCGAGTTTCGGTTCCTCCGCGACCACGTCAGTGGGAGCAAATGTCGGTGTCATCCCCTTCTTCTCGACAGTCATAGGTTCGACATTACCGGGAAAACGTCTCGCGTGCCGGACTTTATGAGCTTCGCCTAACTTGTGGCGGGTAATTCTGGCTTTTTCCGGTCGCGAGTTCTCCGTGGTCGCCCGATTTCAGTCACTGACGTTTTTCGTAAATGAGTTCCGGGGTCACAAGTGTGGTCCGCTGTCGGTAGCGGTGATGGTCGCCTGGGCGATGACTCGGTCTCCCTGGGGACTGTCCTGGTAAAGCACCAGAGACTGGCCCGGCGCCACTCCGGTAACCTCATCGGTGGGCTGTAGCGCCACTCGCAGTTCGGTGCCGCCATCTCCGGTTTCCAGATACACGCCCTGCGGGGTGACGGGTTTGCCGTGGGCACGGAACTGGATAGTCAATCCGGCCGGGTCCAACTGACCCTCACCAGTTGCGCTGAGCCCCAGACTGGTGGGGTCTATCAGCCAGTTCACCACCGGCCCGGCGTGAATTTCCGTGA
This region includes:
- a CDS encoding sulfide/dihydroorotate dehydrogenase-like FAD/NAD-binding protein, which gives rise to MLDTTNTVQLNILERRFNADPKLFQAMFVAEGLAQLHAAFDAGELPEAMTLKIWELLEREDTVGRIMMRFLWNLPLGKKRVFIRAIDTWLSERYPMFAGVSENWPAANHVAPYVRPASQRVHDFDLVTQGYLGYLTQGYSQREVDLFVWLESMRDKHCADRPCELGEFLQGRKVGGCPVQIHVPDVMEAIAEGDFDRALRIVEESNPLPNVTGRVCPQELQCQGVCVHKARPIEIGQLEWFLPQREKIVHGNEVILKRFEGRPDPWQTADKPPIAIVGSGPSGLINAFLLANQGFPVTVFEAFHTLGGVLKYGIPEFRLPNELVDDVVDKIRLLGGRFVTNFVVGKTATLDDLKAAGFWRIFVGTGAGLPKFMNVPGEHLNGVMSANEFLTRVNLMHGNLPDYDTPLPEVAGKEILVIGGGNTAMDAARTARRLGGHVTIVYRRTKAEMPARVEELHHALEEGIVVAELRSPTEFHEDENHHVAGASVGVMELGEPDESGRRRPQPTGEILEMDADLVIMALGNSSNPIIRDSQPDLAVQQWGAIKVGKEAAGGAGADGGDGADGADGGDGGDGAAEPPSQATNLEGIYSGGDASRGGSTAIKAAGDGQAAARQMGDLAVHLKPEEVRQRVQRALEYTQSAASAYRILEKRQLSERTWEMKLHAPAVARAVQPGQFARFMTHEKGELIPLTVADFDREQGWISIVVQAVGKSTQIMCAMEVGQAFYGIAGPLGLASKMERFDPATQSVCFVAGGVGLAPAYPIVRKHLELGNHVTLVLGARNRDLLFWTDPDGDPAGDSPERVEVLRRQYPDLLDVVLTSDDGSFGRQGVVTLPLEEMLRDGRGDGRQIAEITTIGPPIMMKFVCLLTAKYGVPTVASLNSIMVDATGMCGACMVPFNDPETGKLVRKHACIDGPELDGHAIDWDKFLPRFNQFKAQEKAALK
- a CDS encoding vitamin K epoxide reductase family protein, with amino-acid sequence MKQEPDEGTAPDSSRSPSPAQTPEPDAHAVADSPAVTETPATSTAATAATSLVTSKEPGEPDAMENQADPETSAEPDSACTPIEPPASAEVGSDSPATSADPAEQLEPAGAATSTAATAATSLVTSKKPKTSADLEAPDARDARPGIPTLVLLIALAVIAMAASAELVLSEIQTLKQPAAHLGCDLNPLIGCSASLTTWQAHLLFGIPNALVGVGLFAGLAGVFLAWCGGWVSRWLALLIEAGLTAGMVLIVFFLHQSIFEFTKLCPFCFIVWTCTIVLWVQLGAALMRLGWLFPDTGFARIWAAQRWLITAIILLLIVLVVAVTLSDKLVYLF
- the rpmG gene encoding 50S ribosomal protein L33, with product MAAKSKDIRPKITLACTECKERNYITKKNRRNTPDRLELNKYCPRCKKSTSHKETR
- a CDS encoding cell wall-binding repeat-containing protein translates to MKKSVLTLSAAAAAFAMTVPMSAVAATEADRYAGSDRYNTAISVASAFGTSDVVYLSRGDSQADAVAGGKLPGGPLLLVNDSPAVQKNVAEAIAKLKATKVVVLGGTGAVSDAAVKAVAGNALVTRLAGANRFETAAEISKHLFPSGKTSAKVYLANGMTLVDALVGGTMTDNAPILLTDGSGTLPAATLKEIKRLKPSEVVALGGEGAVRPTELSAAASANGAGGGAGMNAEQAKAKVQADLDKAAREAQMKLDGWYTYAGKTVEDLVKDAKCTPIKSTDDEKKKAALESTFPRLLPGEVRETCDMLRVDGTALSGNKAAAEKAAQNTDKGAFGFLVSTRVALKDTVTKDSLEKDLKAAQKAFEASQTDSNKSALKKVQAAYDMAPTKSELDSALLKAEYEMKNAKLVAEKGPSDADVQAYLGGAGAKASRIAGADRYLTALEIAKTQYPNGANAKALYAANGTASADATVAGFLDNKAELAGPVLLVQAGSAPAAVTDYAKAARAANAALAGKFKGLGGFGVVSDSLVDQFKGLLK
- the trpS gene encoding tryptophan--tRNA ligase, with translation MSEETTKDENLAAGETEIRATLKAAQETSKAIEADIAAGNVGKYRILTGDRPTGFLHIGHYFGTLKTRVDLQNLGIDTTVLIADYQVITDRDNLGNVREYVLNLVADYLAAGIDPEKSTIFCHSQIPAIHEMLVIFLSLVTEAELHRNPTVKAELEAAERPMSGLLLTYPVHQAADILCAKANLVPVGQDQLPHLEQTRVVAKRFNKRYPQRDPETGKKTGRGVLPMAQGLLGQGAMILGTDGQKMSKSRHNTVELRASEDDTAKVLKKAVTDSDRQITFDPVHRPEVSNLLLIASLCTGRTPEDIAAEIGAGGGGALKALVTEALNEHLRPLRQRRAELMQDEGYLWSVLARGNEKVRDEASDVLREMKAAMGMNYGV
- a CDS encoding isocitrate dehydrogenase translates to MEPDDKKPEDLIRRRDHAQAVADRMVERALWIINLDNQGASVSPETRDELVDETTDMLLEWAYEVGEDSFRAGEFKGRPGAAGENKPYPSSPAKANPKSLGRRDYLLDE